The DNA window GAAAAAGGTTTGTTACTTTACTTCCAACAACATCACGCACATTGACTATAAAGATACTGATCTTTTGAAGAAATTCATTTCTGAAAGAGGGAAAATCTTGCCACGTCGTGTTACAGGCACTAGCGCTAAATGGCAACGTAAGTTGACAATCGCTATTAAACGCTCACGTATCATGGCACTTCTACCGTTTGTTGCGGAAGAAAGATAATTATGATTCTGAAAAGACCGGGAAACCGGTCTTTTTTTGTGTGCTGAAATAGACAGCATTAGTCGTAGAAGAGTGTTTTAGTGTCTTCATCGGATTCAAAGTAGCTATGGCTTTCTATGGTACTGCTCGTTTTGTTCAGGTTCTTGAATCATGGTACAATTACAAGGATGAAATCTACCCGAAAGAAGGGGAAAAACAGTCATATGCAAAATCAACAAACACGACAACTTACAAACGGGGCAATGATGGCAGCAGTGTTTACAGTCTTGCTAGCAATCTCGGTATATGTGCCCGTTTTGAGTATAGTCAGTACGTTAATTCTCGCATTGCCCGTCGCTTGGTACAGCGCGAAGTATCCGTGGAAAGCTTCTGCTCTTTTTGCGTTGGTCTGTCTGGTGCTATCGTTTATCATTGGTGGTCTTTTATCAGTACCACTAGCGTTAATTCATGTACCACTCGGCTTAGCAATTGGTCTTTCAATTTATTATAAGAAAAGTAAATTATTCATGTTCATGGGTGCCAGTATCGTTCTTTTAGCATCATTGATGATTCAATATGTGGCTTCGATTGTACTATTTGGTATCAATGTATTAGAAGAATTTATGGTGATGTTCGATGAATCTTATGAGCAGACAGGTTCAATGATGAAAAGTTTAGGAGCTTCCGAAGCTTCGATAAAAGAATACAACGAACTGGTTGTTCAATTGCAGCAGTCGTTCGAAACTTTAGTGCCTGTGTTATTGGTATTGGGTGTTTTCATGTCGGTATGGGTGTTGCTATTAATTGTGTTGCCTATATTAAAACGTGTTGGCATTACAGCTCCTAAGTTTCCACCTTTTCGAAATATGCGATTACCAAAATCTGTTTTATGGTATTATTTAATCGTGTTGCTGGTGTCATTATTATCGGACTTTGAACCCGGAACAATGGCATATATGGTTTTCATTAATGCATCCGTGCTGCTCCAATTCCTATTATTCCTGCAAGGTGTCTCTTTTTATCATTTTTACATCCATCAGGAAAATTGGCCGAAATGGGTAACCGTACTGGTGACATTGTTGGCATTTCCATTGCAGTCATTCACGAGTATTGTCGGAATCGTAGACCTTGGATTTGATATCCGTGGGTGGGTCAAGCGAGCGCACGAATTTAAAGGAAAATAAGGAGCTGAAGAATAATGTCGGCTTTTTTCAGAAAAAGAAAACTTCGATATCCACTTATCGCCTTGCTAGTTCTTGGTATGGCCGCATCCATTCTAATTTCACTTTGGTCGGAATGGGCAGCTGGCATCTTTATACTGCTTTTTGTGCTAGTGTTTACCATAACTTGGGTAACAGAAAAAAGAGTCTATGAGGCTACTGAAAAACACATTGAAGCATTGTCTTACCGAATGAAGAAAGTCGGCGAGGAAGCATTGCTCGAGATGCCAATCGGAATTTTGCTAGTCAATGAACATTATCATATTGAGTGGGCAAATCCCTATATGACTTCGACCCTTAAGTACGATTCATTAATTGGAGAGTCACTTTATACACTTTCTGATGATTTTCATCCATTAGTAAAATCTGAAGAAACGACAGAAATGACGATCGCGTTAGGAGATCGGAAATACCGTGTCTATTATAAAGCGGACGATCGCTTGTTTTATCTTTTTGATATTACGGAGCAGGTAGAGATTGAGACGCTTTATTACGCGGATCGTACCGTTATCGGTATTTTATTCATTGATAATTACGATGAACTTGCACAAGGAATGGACGACCAGACGCGGAGTAATTTAAGTAGTTTAGTAACGTCGCTCGTCAATCAATGGGGCGCAAAGCATGGCATTTTCGTGAAACGCATTTCTTCTGAGCGTTTTATGGCTGTTTTCAATGAATCGATTTTAAAAGAGCTGGAGTTGTCGAAATTCGCTATTTTGGATGATATTCGTGAAGTCACATCTAAAGATAATTTAGCGCTGACGTTGAGTATCGGTGTAGGTGCTGGTTCTGCGTCGCTAGTTGAGCTTGGTGGACTGGCTCAGTCAGGACTTGACTTAGTTCTCGGACGTGGTGGAGACCAAGTCGCTATTAAACATCCGAGTGGAAAAGTGAAATTTTATGGTGGCAAGACCAATCCGGTTGAAAAACGAACACGTGTCAGGGCGCGCGTTATTTCGCATGCGCTGCGTGATTTGATTCAAGAAAGTGATCAAGTGTTTATCATGGGCCATAAAATGCCGGATATGGATTCGATTGGTGCTGCAGTGGGTGTAGCAAAAATGGCGGCCATGAATAAAGTCAAAGGACGAATTATTCTTGATTTTGATGAATACGATCGTAGCGTCATGAGGTTGATGGAAGCCATTGAAGGGGACCCTGAACTGTTTGCGCAGTTTATCACGCCTGAAGAAGCGTTAGCAAATATGACCGAGCATTCACTGCTTGTGGTCGTAGATACGCATAAACCATCGATGGTCATCGATGAACGTGTGCTGCAACGGATGGAACGCGTTGTTTTAATTGACCATCACCGAAGAGGCGAGGAATTTATTACCAATACAATGCTTGTTTATATGGAGCCCTATGCGTCATCAACAGCTGAATTGGTGACTGAACTCATCGAATATCAGCCAAAGCATGAAAAGTTATCAATGCTTGAAGCGACAGCGATGTTGGCTGGTATTATAGTAGACACGAAGAGCTTCACACTGAGAACAGGAGCTCGAACATTCGAAGCTGCGTCTTACTTGCGTTCGAACGGAGCTGATACGGTGCTCGTCCAACGCATTCTAAAAGAAGATTTGGAAACGTATGTGGAACGTGCGAAAATCGTTCAGACAGTAGAATTTGCCGGTGAAGGCATTGCTATTGCAAGAGGTGAGTCTGACCGCGTTTACAGTCCTGTTCTGATTGCTCAAACAGCAGATATCCTGCTGACGATGAAAGATGTTAATGCATCCTTTGTGGTCGCTGAGCGTACAGAAGGTGGCATTGGCATCAGTGCACGGTCACTAGGTGAAGTCAACGTTCAAATTATTATGGAAAATCTCGGTGGGGGCGGTCATTTAACCAATGCGGCCACTCAAATGCCGAATACCACAATCGAACAAGCCGTTGAACAATTAAAAGCGGTAATTTTAGAAGATACTGAAGGAGGAACAAACGAATGAAAGTGATATTTTTGAAAGACGTAAAAGGTAAAGGTAAAAAAGGTGAAATTAAAAACGTAGCGGATGGTTATGCGCATAACTTCTTATTGAAAAACAATTGGGCGATTGAAGCAAACCAAGCAACCATTAGCAAATTGGACGGACAAAAGAAAAAAGAGCAAAAAGAAGCTGACCTAGAGCGTCAAGAAGCAGAACAGTTGAAGGAAAAACTAGAAAGCTTAACAATCGAATTGACTGCTAAATCTGGAGAAGGCGGACGTATTTTCGGATCAATTACGACGAAACAAGTAGCGACAGCTCTTGAGAAGA is part of the Planococcus kocurii genome and encodes:
- a CDS encoding DHH family phosphoesterase produces the protein MSAFFRKRKLRYPLIALLVLGMAASILISLWSEWAAGIFILLFVLVFTITWVTEKRVYEATEKHIEALSYRMKKVGEEALLEMPIGILLVNEHYHIEWANPYMTSTLKYDSLIGESLYTLSDDFHPLVKSEETTEMTIALGDRKYRVYYKADDRLFYLFDITEQVEIETLYYADRTVIGILFIDNYDELAQGMDDQTRSNLSSLVTSLVNQWGAKHGIFVKRISSERFMAVFNESILKELELSKFAILDDIREVTSKDNLALTLSIGVGAGSASLVELGGLAQSGLDLVLGRGGDQVAIKHPSGKVKFYGGKTNPVEKRTRVRARVISHALRDLIQESDQVFIMGHKMPDMDSIGAAVGVAKMAAMNKVKGRIILDFDEYDRSVMRLMEAIEGDPELFAQFITPEEALANMTEHSLLVVVDTHKPSMVIDERVLQRMERVVLIDHHRRGEEFITNTMLVYMEPYASSTAELVTELIEYQPKHEKLSMLEATAMLAGIIVDTKSFTLRTGARTFEAASYLRSNGADTVLVQRILKEDLETYVERAKIVQTVEFAGEGIAIARGESDRVYSPVLIAQTADILLTMKDVNASFVVAERTEGGIGISARSLGEVNVQIIMENLGGGGHLTNAATQMPNTTIEQAVEQLKAVILEDTEGGTNE
- the rplI gene encoding 50S ribosomal protein L9, yielding MKVIFLKDVKGKGKKGEIKNVADGYAHNFLLKNNWAIEANQATISKLDGQKKKEQKEADLERQEAEQLKEKLESLTIELTAKSGEGGRIFGSITTKQVATALEKKNGIKLDKRKMELDDAIRALGYTNIPVKLHQDVTATLRVHVTEEA
- a CDS encoding YybS family protein, with the protein product MQNQQTRQLTNGAMMAAVFTVLLAISVYVPVLSIVSTLILALPVAWYSAKYPWKASALFALVCLVLSFIIGGLLSVPLALIHVPLGLAIGLSIYYKKSKLFMFMGASIVLLASLMIQYVASIVLFGINVLEEFMVMFDESYEQTGSMMKSLGASEASIKEYNELVVQLQQSFETLVPVLLVLGVFMSVWVLLLIVLPILKRVGITAPKFPPFRNMRLPKSVLWYYLIVLLVSLLSDFEPGTMAYMVFINASVLLQFLLFLQGVSFYHFYIHQENWPKWVTVLVTLLAFPLQSFTSIVGIVDLGFDIRGWVKRAHEFKGK
- the rpsR gene encoding 30S ribosomal protein S18, which codes for MAPRRGGKKRKKVCYFTSNNITHIDYKDTDLLKKFISERGKILPRRVTGTSAKWQRKLTIAIKRSRIMALLPFVAEER